The Magnetococcus marinus MC-1 genome contains the following window.
CGCCAAAGATTATGGCGCGATCTGTACCCCTGACTTTTTTATCTACGATGCCCAGCGCACGCTACGCTATCGCGGGCGACTGGACGACGCCCCGCGCAATCCCGCCCAGGTGACCCGCGAAGAGCTAAAACTGGCGGCGATAGCCATTGCCGAGGGGCATAACGTAGAGGTTCAGCACCCTTCCATGGGTTGCAGCATTAAGTGGAAGTCAGAAAATTGCTGAGCTGAATAGGCAGCAGGAAAAACCGATCCAGGGGATAAAGGGCGTACTTAACGGTACGCCCTTTTTTTGTAAGCGCGCCGCTTTTTTTTAATTCTAAAAAAAGTGTTGGGGTGGGCTTTTCAGCAGAAATGTGGGGGCGAGAGGAGAGCATATGTGGCTGATTTATTTTGGATCATGCGCGGCATTGGAAAAGAATGTATTTATATTGATATGTAAAAAATTATGGTGCAATGCAAAATATCACAGGTAAGTTACTCATTCTTTACAAATATTACCATTTGCTTATAGACGGAGCTTGCGGAATCCTATATAACATTAAGCAGGTCCTAATATTGATATTAACAAATGGAGAAACAAAATGGCCGCTGCACTACTCATCCTTATGTTCGCTATGGTTCCTACGGTTGCCACCGTTGATTCGGCAATGAACCCTGTGGATAGTGACAAGAAAGTCGTCGAACAAAGCATTGAGCAACTTCCTTCTGCTGCTGCTCAAAGCTTGAAAAATGGTAAGCAATCCTAATAAAAAAAGGGGGGAGATGGTCACGCGACGCTCTCCCCCTTTTTTCACGGTCGGTTAAACCGGGCCTGCGGGTCAAGAATGGGTGCCGGTTTTTAGGCTGCTGGTCATGTTCCCAAGATGGAAGGCCGCTTGTTGAGGGTCGTTCTCCTTAGCCCGGATATTTCATGAATCCCAGACGCTCTCGCTTGATCGTCGAAGGGATTTATGAAATATCCGGGTTAGCGCTGGCCCTGTTCAGGGCTGCCAAGGCGCTGGTTATCCCCATGTTTGTTCGATTTATGTAGCTGCTTTGCAGGTGGGTTTAGACGCAACCATTTTGGTGCTGCTTTGTCCCGCCCCCATGCGTGGTTGTTGCGCGAGATGGGCGCGCGCATGTCGGGCGCTTTGTCGCGCACACCGATGCCGCGCCTTTAACGGGCGATTTTGGTGAGCAGTTCCGTCACAGGGCGGTAGAGATCATCCAGACTGCTCAACATGCTGCGCAGAGAGAGGTTGGGATAGTGGGCCAGCAGGGCAAATTGGGGGTGGTGCATCTGTACCTGGCCGTCGGGTTGCACCAGTAAGGTGTACGGCAGATGGGCTGCGGGTTTTAAGGTGTGCTTTTGCCATAATGGCGTGATCAGGTCATCCTTGGCGATGGGCGCAATGCCATACAGGGTGGTGCCCCGCTGGGGCAGGTGCAGCTTGTAGAGCGATTTGGCCAGGGTATGATACTTTTTAAGACCGGCCTCTACAGCGGCGACGGCGCTGGCGTGGCTGGGGTGTTGGGCAATGGTGGTAAAATCCTCGACACCATAGGCCAGGGGAAAATAGCGCAGGTCGGCAATGCGCTCGGGGGGGTAGCCCTGTTTGAGCCCATAGGGGGTACCTTGCCCCAAATGAGCCGCCAGATCCGCCGCCAGTTGTTGCCCGATGGCTGGGCTCATATGGTAGAGATGGGTGCGCCATAGCGGGTTGGCCAATGAAACCACGGCGTGGCGTCCCTCCTGTTGAACCCCCACATGTACCACCGCACCAAACAGGGCGACAGGGCTGCTATTGGCCCAGGCTTGCAGCCATTGTGGTTTATAAAAGGCCATAACCCGCAGACCTTTATTGACATCCGCAAAACCTAGGCTGACATAACCTGCACCCGAGAGCGTGCGGGCGATCCGGTTGGCGGCATCACTGACCGATCCATAGGGCTCTTCCAATTTAATAAAGGGAAACAGCGGCTCGGCGGTCCCAGCCTGCGCGGGGAGCGGAAAGCAGCAAATTAGCAGCGTTAAAAGTGCCCACATGCGTAACATAATTGTGCCCTGTTTGGCGTGAGTTTGGGGAAGCTGTGAATCAAAGCAGGGTGTTGCCATAAAACCGCATCAATCGCCCAGTTTGGCTTCGCGCAGGGCATGAACCAAAGTTGCGTTGATCTGCTTCTGTTTAATCAGGGCATCACGGGTTTCATCATGACGCTTAATTAAAACATGGGCCAATTCATGAACAATCTTTAATTGCAACGCCGTATCCAGACTACGGATGGTCGCTTCATTGATGCGAAAGGCGGTTAGTTCGGATGTGGCGATCACATGGGCGTTGCGGGGCCGTTGCGCCAACAAAGCCATCTCTCCCAGCACAGCACCATCCTCCAGTTCGGCCAAAATGGTGTTGGGGGCGGCGTCACTAACCACTTTGGCGCTGCCCCGTAGTACCACAAATAGGGTGCCGTCGTTCTCCCCCTCGCGGCAGAGTGACTGGTCCGGGGAAAAGGTGGCAAAGAGGTCGTCCTCTTTATTTAGGAGCATAGTCAACTGTTCGGCGGTGAACCCCCAAAAAAAGGGGATCTGCTCTAACAGTTTGAGGGAAAGTGTGGCCATTATGGTTGTTCCTTGTGGGTAAGCGCTGAGCTCACACCTTAAATCAAAAGGTGTCTCGTTGGCAAACCCTTAGAAAGGCCCGCAGGGTTTGGGGGTGGTGGCCCAACCGCATCACACAATCCAGCCGCCACCCACGACCCGTGCCCCGTCATAAAAAACGCAGGCCTGACCTGGGGTGATGGCCCGTTGGGGTTGGTTAAAGTAGATCTGGGCGCCGCCATCGGGCAGGGGCTCGACACGGGCTTCCACCGGTGGTGCAGCATAGCGAATTTTAGCCATGCTGGCAAAGGGCTCGGTGGGGGGGGTGGGCTCTAACCAGTTGACATGATGCAGGGTTAACTGCTGCTGATAGAGGGCCTCGGCGGGGCCCACAATCACCTGGTTGTGGGGCGCGTCCAAGGCGAGCACATACAAGGGGGTGGGGTGGGCAATGCCCAACCCTTTGCGCTGCCCCACGGTGTAACAGCCCAAGCCTTTGTGTTGCCCCAGGGAGTGGCCTTGTTGATCGACGATGGCACCAGGGGTCAAGAGATGGGGAGCCTGTTTGGCAAAAAAGGCGCTGTAGTCGCCATCGGGCACAAAACAGACATCCTGCGACTCCTGTTTGGTGGAGAGGTGTAGGCCAAAACGTTGGGCAAGTTGGCGGGTCTGCTGTTTGTCCATCTCCCCCAACGGAAAACGGACATGGGCGAGTTGGGCCATGGTGGTGGTAAACAGGAAATAGGATTGATCCTTGGCAGGGTCGCTGCCCTGCCATAATTGGGGAACGCCTTGAGCATCCTCGCGGCGAATGGCATAGTGACCCGTAGCAAGAAAGTCAGCGCCCAGCGCCAACGCCTTTTTGAGCAAGAGATCAAATTTAAGGATCTGATTGCAGCGCACACAGGGATTGGGGGTCTGGCCAGCGGCGTAGGTTTGGATAAAATCGTCCACCACGGCTTGACGAAAATCCGCTTCATAATTAACCACATAGTATGGTATGCCCAGGGTCTGGGCGACTTGTCGGGCATCGTAGAGATCATCCAGGGCGCAACAGCTCCGTGAACCGGCCACCTTGGGGCTGCTGTGATCCCATAGCTGCATGGTCAGCCCAATCACTTCATAACCCTGCTCCACCAATAGGGCGGCGGTGGCAGAGGAGTCAACACCGCCGGACATGGCAACGGCGACACGTTGGGGTTGGGTCATGGTGCGCGCATTCCTAAAAGAGGATACAAAGCTGTAAACAGTGTACGAAAGCTTGGCGACCGGAACAATGTATGCCTTGGTAAAAGCGTAACACAAGGAGAAGAATGGTGATGATTCAACGGTTTGAGTGGCCCAATCAGGCGGCTATGGAGCAAGAGATGCGGCAGCTTGGGTGCTACCCGATTACCTATCACTATGCGCCCAACAGTTACTTTGCTCCCCACACCCATGGGGTGGATAAAATTGTGGGGGTGGTGGCTGGCTGCTTTTTGCTGCGGCTGCAAGGCCAACGTGTGGAGCTTGGCCCCATGCAAGGGGTAAGGGTGCCCGCTCTGGTGCGGCATGATGCGGAGGTGGTGGGGGAGGAAACGGTGATAAGTGTCGATGCTCTGGCGGTTGCAGGAGATTTTTTGGGATAAGCAGCAGGGCAGGGTGTTGAATGAGCCAGATTTTTGGCGAGTTTAGCCTGAGCCGTTCGTTAGGCCCTTTGTTCAGAACGTTTTGCTGGGCGTGCGCAAGTTGGTACTACAGTTGCTATTCTAGTTCGTAAGATCCCCTGTTAATGGGGCGTTTAGATGGCAATACCGTTTGCGCAGTGGCATGGCTAAAGCGTGCTTTGCGCCTTTTCCGGTGGACCGTTAACAGGTCAACGGCATGAGGGTCATAATGAAATCCAATAATAGCTCCCTATCCAAATCTTCTCTTAGTCGTGGGGGTGCCGGGCTTGCTCGTCTGCGCGCCAGCTATGACAGCAACGGGGCCGAGCCAAGCAGTGCCGCGCCAGCCCGGCGTAGCCTTTCCCGGGATGAGGCTCCCCCGAGCCGTCGTGAGCCCAGCATGGAGCCGCGCAGCCGTCGCCCCAGCAGCCGCACCGCCGGTGTGCAGGGACAGGATCATGGCTATCGTCCCGCCAGTGTGGAGGGGCTGCGGCAACAGATTCAAGAGATCTCGACCCGTGCCAAGGATGAACGGTTGGAGTGTGCCATTCCCCTGTTAGAGAGTCTGCGCATGGCGCTGGCTTTGGATCGTGCCGCCCACAACACCCCGCCCGGGACCCTGACCGTCAAGGGCTGGAGCTCACTGCTCAGCAACTGGGAGGCGCATATTCAAAAAAGCCGTTCCCGGCAGATGGTCTACACCAAATCCTTTTTTGCCGAACTGGCCGAAGATGGCGACCTGAAAAATTCGCCTTTGGAACCCATTTTTCAGCAGTTGGTTATGCAGATTCAAACCACCCTGACCCAAAAAGGTATGGCGGCGGCCTAGTGGTGCCACTACCCCCGCCCTAAGGGTGAGGCGGGTGCCATCCTGCGGGTTAAATGGCCCGCCAACCTTACGTCTGCCCCTTGGTCGCCGCGACCAGTGGCGTTAGGTGGCTTGTAAGGGGTTGGCGAGGATGGTGGGGGCTGCATCAAGAGGGTGGACATCGTCAAGGCAGTCGCGGCATTATAGTCGGCAGCCGAGGGTGGAACAGATGAAGAGCGGGGTAGGCTAGGCATGACGCATGGGGGCGCGCAAGAGGCCGGTACAGAGAGCGTAGCGGGGCCTGTATGGTATCCTGCACACCACTTTGAGAAGTGTCGCCTTGCTTTGCTTGAAGGTTTGCAGCAGGGGCAGCGGGTCATAACCCTAACCGGTGCGCCGGGGGTGGGTAAGAGCTATCTGCTCAGCCAACTGCACGACTGGGTGCCCCCCCATAGTGGCTGTCTGTTGGTGGAAAATCCTGGGCAACCCAACGATACCTTTATTCACGAAATCGCCGCCGACTTGGCGGTGCAGCAGCGCTATCATAACATCAACTCCCCTCTCTGGCAGGATGGCCGGGCGCTGGTTGCGGCCATTCATGTCCATCTACAGGCTGGCTTTGGTCTGGTGTTGGCCATTGATCAGGCCCATCTGCTCAAAGGCGACAATCTCCGTTTGGTCCAACATATTCTTGCCA
Protein-coding sequences here:
- a CDS encoding cyclic nucleotide-binding domain-containing protein, whose product is MATLSLKLLEQIPFFWGFTAEQLTMLLNKEDDLFATFSPDQSLCREGENDGTLFVVLRGSAKVVSDAAPNTILAELEDGAVLGEMALLAQRPRNAHVIATSELTAFRINEATIRSLDTALQLKIVHELAHVLIKRHDETRDALIKQKQINATLVHALREAKLGD
- the mnmA gene encoding tRNA 2-thiouridine(34) synthase MnmA; the protein is MTQPQRVAVAMSGGVDSSATAALLVEQGYEVIGLTMQLWDHSSPKVAGSRSCCALDDLYDARQVAQTLGIPYYVVNYEADFRQAVVDDFIQTYAAGQTPNPCVRCNQILKFDLLLKKALALGADFLATGHYAIRREDAQGVPQLWQGSDPAKDQSYFLFTTTMAQLAHVRFPLGEMDKQQTRQLAQRFGLHLSTKQESQDVCFVPDGDYSAFFAKQAPHLLTPGAIVDQQGHSLGQHKGLGCYTVGQRKGLGIAHPTPLYVLALDAPHNQVIVGPAEALYQQQLTLHHVNWLEPTPPTEPFASMAKIRYAAPPVEARVEPLPDGGAQIYFNQPQRAITPGQACVFYDGARVVGGGWIV
- a CDS encoding cupin domain-containing protein, with amino-acid sequence MIQRFEWPNQAAMEQEMRQLGCYPITYHYAPNSYFAPHTHGVDKIVGVVAGCFLLRLQGQRVELGPMQGVRVPALVRHDAEVVGEETVISVDALAVAGDFLG